Within the Nitrospirota bacterium genome, the region CAGTAGATGAATTTCGCGTACGATATTGGCCGCGTGATACAATCCCCGTTGATATTTTTGAGATAGTTGAATTTGAACTTGACATTGAAATCCGGACAATTTTAAATCTGAAAGAAGCAGGAGATGTTGACGCATTGTTGCTCGGTGATCTAAAAACAATCGTGGTTGATCAAAACGATTTTCTGAATGAAAAGTCTCAGAACAGGCTCAGATTTTCCGTAGCGCATGAAATTGGACATCTTATCCTTCATCCTGATACTTTTTCAAAGATCCAATATTCCTCTGTCTCTGAGTGGATAGATTTTTTCCAAAAAATACCGGAGGATCAATATTATTGGATTGAACAGCATGCTTACGAATTTGCCGGAAGTTTACTCGTGCCGAGAGAAAAACTGATAGAGAAATTAAATGATGCAGTTGCGTTGGCAAAAAGTATAGGTTTTGATGCTTGGGATACATCCGGCGATTCAACCCGCCAATATATAGCTCATGGCATCGCCAAGTATTTTGAGGTGTCCGATCAGGTGATAGAAAAAAGATTAATCAGGGAAAATCTTTGGCCGCCAATGAGATGATTAAAAAAATGTAGCCCTCGCCCCTACCGTATCAGCATCTCAAGCAATGCTTTTTGCGCGTGGAGCCTGTTTTCTGCCTGCTGGAATACAACGCTTTGAGGGGATTCAA harbors:
- a CDS encoding ImmA/IrrE family metallo-endopeptidase; this encodes MIDPGEFKAPFITIEDIRKAVDEFRVRYWPRDTIPVDIFEIVEFELDIEIRTILNLKEAGDVDALLLGDLKTIVVDQNDFLNEKSQNRLRFSVAHEIGHLILHPDTFSKIQYSSVSEWIDFFQKIPEDQYYWIEQHAYEFAGSLLVPREKLIEKLNDAVALAKSIGFDAWDTSGDSTRQYIAHGIAKYFEVSDQVIEKRLIRENLWPPMR